A genomic window from Odocoileus virginianus isolate 20LAN1187 ecotype Illinois unplaced genomic scaffold, Ovbor_1.2 Unplaced_Contig_26, whole genome shotgun sequence includes:
- the LOC110145358 gene encoding serpin B3-like has product MSSLGEAIIHLAIDLFHQIRKSEKENIFLSPFSISSALAMTYLGARENTASEMQKVLHFSEITANTKGGATKDPVEKPGNVHHHFQKLLMELKKSTDAYELSVANRLYGRKDFPFLQEYMDNVQKYYLASVESADFVSAAEESRKMINSWVESQTNGRIKDLFSQNSLNGSVLVLVNAVYFKGQWQEEFKKENTVEEKFWLNKDTSKPVQMMKQTNHFNFVSLEDVQAKILEIPYKGEELSMMVLLPNEVDGLQEVEDQLSAENLIEWTSPQNMGKRQVDLYLPRFKVEDSYDLVPTLHALGMVDAFNGVVADFSGMTGRRDLVVSTVVHKSFVEVTEEGTEAAAATGVSHIRITSLPFHESFRCDHPFLFLIKHIKTNSILFCGRVSSP; this is encoded by the exons ATGAGTTCCCTCGGTGAAGCAATCATCCACCTTGCAATCGATCTGTTCCACCAGATCagaaaatcagagaaggaaaacatcTTCCTGTCCCCTTTCAGTATCTCGTCAGCCTTAGCCATGACTTACTTAGGGGCCCGAGAAAACACCGCATCAGAAATGCAGAAG GTCCTTCACTTCAGTGAAATCACAGCCAACACAAAAGGAGGGGCCACAAAAGATCCT GTTGAAAAGCCAGGAAATGTTCATCATCACTTTCAAAAGCTTCTGATGGAATTAAAGAAATCCACTGATGCCTATGAGCTGAGTGTCGCCAACAGGCTCTATGGAAGAaaagattttccatttctccag GAATACATGGATAATGTTCAAAAATACTACCTGGCCAGCGTGGAATCTGCCGATTTTGTCAGTGCTGCAGAGGAAAGTCGAAAGATGATTAACTCCTGGGTGGAGAGCCAAACCAATG GAAGAATCAAGGATCTGTTTTCCCAAAACTCTCTCAATGGCTCTGTTCTGGTTCTGGTGAACGCTGTCTATTTCAAAGGGCAGTGGCAAGaggaatttaagaaagaaaatactgtggAGGAAAAATTTTGGCTGAACAAG GATACAAGCAAACCTGTGCAGATGATGAAACAAACCAATCATTTCAATTTCGTGTCACTGGAGGATGTGCAAGCCAAGATCCTGGAAATACCGTACAAAGGCGAAGAACTAAGCATGATGGTGCTGCTGCCCAATGAAGTAGATGGTCTGCAGGAG GTTGAAGACCAGCTCTCTGCTGAGAACCTAATAGAGTGGACGAGCCCACAGAACATGGGGAAGAGACAAGTGGATTTATACCTGCCTCGGTTTAAAGTGGAAGACAGCTATGACCTCGTGCCCACACTGCACGCCCTGGGGATGGTGGACGCCTTCAATGGCGTGGTCGCCGACTTCTCGGGCATGACTGGGAGACGTGATCTGGTGGTGTCGACGGTCGTCCACAAGTCCTTTGTGGAGGTGACCGAGGAGGGCACAGAGGCTGCGGCTGCTACCGGTGTAAGCCACATTCGTATCACATCATTACCATTTCATGAGAGTTTCCGCTGCGATCACCCTTTCCTGTTCCTCATCAAGCACATCAAGACCAACAGCATCCTCTTCTGTGGCCGAGTCTCTTCCCCTTAG